GAGTACGAGGTGCGCCCCGGAGTGGCGGTCGGCCTGCAGGCTCGATTCCGGCACATGTCGAACGCCGGCATGGCGAGCAGCAACCCCGGCATCAACACGGTGTACGGACTGATCGGTCTCACCTTCCGCTGACGCGGGCTCAGCGCAGCTTCGCGACCTTCCCGCCCACGGTCTCGTCGGGCGACTCGTTCGGCGGCGTCGTGTCGAGCGGCACCCGCTCGACGATCTCGAGGCCGTATCCCGGCAGGCTCACGAGGCGGCGTGGATGGTTGGTGAGGAGCCGGATCTTGCCGACGCCGAGGTCGCGCAGGATCTGGGCGCCGATGCCATAGTCGCGGAACTCGTTCAGCCGAAGTCCCGAGGTGGTGCTCGGCTGTCCGCTCGTTCCGTCGCTCGCCGCGAAGAGGTCGACGCCGTGCTCCTCGCGCCGGAGATAGAGCACGACGCCGCGGCCCGCGTCGGCGATGATCTGCATCGCCCGTTGCAGGACGGCGCCCGTGTCGCGTTGGGTGTACCCGAAGACGTCCCCGGGAAGGTATTCGGCGTGCGCGCGCACGAGCGTCGGGACGCCGGGCGTGATGTCGCCGCGCACGAGCGCCAGATGCTCGCCGCCATCCACGTCGCTGCGGTAGACGACGGCGCGAAAATCGCCGCCGAAACGCGTGGGCAACCGCGCTTCGGCGATGCGGTGCACCAGCGAGTCGTGGCGGAGCCGGTACTGGATGAGTTCGGCCACGGTCGCGATCTTCAGATTGTGGGTCGCGGCGAACCTCTCGATGTCGGGGAGCCGCGCCATCGAGCCATCGTCGTTCATGATCTCGCAGATGACGCCGGCCGGCCTGAGTCCCGCGAGCCGCGCGAGATCGACGGCGCCCTCGGTCTGACCGGTCCTCACGAGCACGCCGCCACGGCGTGCACGGAGCGGAAACACGTGGCCGGGGGTCGTGACGTCTCCGGGTCCCGCCCCATCACGCACGGCGGTGAGGATGGTCGTCGCACGATCGGCCGCCGAGATGCCGGAGCCGATGCCGCGCCGGGCGTCGATCGACAGCGTGAAGGCCGTACCGAGCGGCGTGCTGTTCTCGGCGACCATCATCGGAAGCCCGAGATCGGCGAGCTTCTCGTCGGTGAGCGGCAGACAGATCAATCCGCGCGCGTACCGGGCCATGAAGGCGATCGCTTCCGGCGAGACCTTTTCGGCCGCCATGCAGATGTCGCCCTCGTTCTCGCGGTCCTCGTCGTCCATCAGGACGATCATCCGACCGCCGCGGATCTCGGCGATCGCTTCCTCGATGGAGACCAGATGCGGGCTCATCGTCCCGAAACCATATCCGGGACCCGGCCGCGACGGAACACGCACGACGGCCGCACCCCGAAGACTCGCATCCCAACCGGCACCTATGAAACCTGGCTACTCGACGGTGACGCTCTTCGCGAGGTTGCGCGGCATGTCGACGTCGCTGCCACGGTAGACCGCGATGAAATAGGCCAGGAGTTGGAGCGGGATGGTCAGGAGGAGCGGCAGCAGGCAGGGATTGCTGGTCGGCACCTGGATGACCTCCCAGGCGATGTCCTCCAGCTCCGGCGACGGCGCGTCGGTGATCACGATGATCCGGCCGCCCCGGGACTCGACCTCCTTCATGTTCGACAAGGTCTTGCCGTAGACGGCGTCCTTCGGTAGCAGAACGACCACCGGGAGTGACTCGTTGATGAGCGCGATCGGACCGTGCTTCATCTCGCCGGCGGCATAGCCCTCGGCATGGATGTAGGAGATCTCCTTCAGCTTGAGCGCGCCTTCGAGAGCGATTGGATAGTTGATGCCGCGCCCGAGGTAGAGAACGCTCCTGGCGTCACCGTACTTCTTGGCGATCTTCTCGATGGCCCGCTCGCGCTCGAGGCACTCCTCGATCCGCTTCGGCAGGTTCACGAGGTCGGAGATCAGCGCATGCGCCGCCTCATGGTCGATCAGCTTTCGGCGCCGCGCCAGATAGAGGCCGAGCAGGTAGAACACCGTCAGCTGCGTGGTGAAGGCCTTGGTGCTGGCAACGGAGATCTCGGGACCTGCGTGGGTGTAGATGACGGCGTCGGCGCGACGGGCGATGCTCGAGTCGACGACGTTGCAGATGGCGAGCACCTTGGCGCCGCGCTCCCGCGCGGCCTCGACCGCGGCGAGCGTGTCGGCGGTCTCGCCCGACTGGGACACGACGATCAGTACGGTTCCCGGCTCGACGACCGGGTCGCGGTAGCGGAACTCGCTTCCGTAGTCGACCTCGGCGGGGATGCGCGTGATCTGCTCGAGGAAGTACTTGCCGACGAGGCACGCATGCCACGCCGTGCCGCACGCAACGAGCACGATCCGCTTGGCGTTCGCGAGCCACGGCGCGGCGGCGATCTCGTCGAGGCTGACGTCCGCCTCCTCTTGGAGCAGACGGCCGCGCATCGTGTCGATGATGGCCTGGGGTTGCTCGTGGATCTCCTTGAGAAGGAAGTGGCGATACCCGCCCTTTTGCGCGGTGACGGGATCCCAGGCGACCGTGCGAGGCTCGCGCACCACCGGCTCGCCGGCGAACGTCGTCACCGTCACCGCGTCCCGGGTCACCTCCGCCATCTCGCCGTCCTCGAGGAACAACACCTTGCGCGTATGGTCGAGGATCGCGGGAATGTCCGACGCGACGAAATTCTCGTTGTCGCCGAGACCGATCACGATCGGCGTCGCGCTCTTGGCGGCGACCAGGCGATCGGGACAGTCCTCGTGCATCACGACGATCGAGAACGAGCCGTGGAGCTGCGCGATGGCCTTGCGCGAGGCGGCGACGAAATCGAGCCCGTCCTGAACGCACTCGTCGATGAGGTGAGAAATGACCTCGGTGTCGGTCTCGGAGCTGAAGCGCCGTCCGCGCGACTGCAGCGCGGCCCGCAGCTCCAGGTAGTTCTCGATGATGCCGTTGTGGATGACGACGATCCGTCCGGCGCGATGGGGGTGCGCGTTCTGCTCGGACGGGCGTCCGTGGGTCGCCCAGCGCGTGTGGCCGATGCCGACGCTGCCCGTGATCGGATCCTCGCGTAGAAGGTTCTCGAGATTCGAGAGCTTTCCGAGCGCACGACGCACCGCGATCTGGCCATTGTGGAACGTGGCGACGCCGGCCGAATCGTAACCGCGATACTCGAGCCGCTTCAGACCCTGGACCAGGATGAACGCGGCATCACGGTTCCCGACGTATCCGATGATCCCACACATCAGCGTTTTCCTCGGCGACCGCCCTGGGCGCGTGCCGCGCCTCTCGCGGCGACCACCTTGCGCTTCGGCGTGCGCTTCTTGGCGCGAACGGTCTTGCGCGGTGCCGGCGTCACGGCGGACGGCGCGGGTTCGTTCACCACCCCGGCGCGCTTGCGGGCGACCCAGCCGGCGATCGTGCGCTGCGGCACGCGGCTCACGACCAGATGGCCACCCGCGGGCACGTCGACGGTGACGGTCGTCCCGGCGCCGACGTACGCATCGTCACCGACCGTAACGGGCGCCACCAGCTGGGTGTCGCTGCCGATCTGCACCCGATCCCCGATCACGGTGCGATGCTTCGCGAACCCGTCGTAGTTGCAGGTAATCGTCCCGGCGCCGATGTTGGTTCCGGCGCCGATCTCGCAGTCGCCGAGATAGGTCAGATGATTCGCCTTGGTGCCGCGGCCGATCTTCGCCTTCTTGGTTTCGACGAAGTTGCCGATGTGGACGCCCGCGGCGAGCACGCTTCCGGGCCGGATGTGCGCGAAGGGCCCGACGATGGCTCCCGGGCCGACTTCGCACTCCGTCATGACCACACCGAGTCGCAGGTGGACGCCGTCACCGAGGCTCGCGTCGCGGAGCACCGCGGTCCCGTCGATCACGCAACTCCGACCGACCGCCGTACGACCGAGGAGCTGCACGTTCGGACCGATCTCGGTGTCGCTGCCGATGGTGACGTCCTCCTCGAGGTAGGCGGTCGCGGGATCGCGAAAGGTGACGCCGGCCCGCATCCATCTCTCGACGAGGTCGCGACGCGCGCGCTGCTCCAGGACTGCCATGTCCTCGCGCGAGTTGATCCCGGCCACTTCTCCCGCGTCCGGCACGGACCGCGTCTCGACGACCTCACCCGCTTCGACCGCCATCGCCACGATGTCCGTAAGGTAGTATTCGCGCTGGACGTTGTCGGCCCGCAGACGCGCGAGCGCCCGCCAGAGGAAGCCGGCGCGCGCGCAATAGATGCCCGGGTTGATCTCGCGGATGGCGCGATCCGCTGGCTCGAGGTCCCGTTCCTCGACGATACCGCGGAGCCGGCCATTCGGTCCGCGCACGATCCGACCATAGCCTGTCGGATCCTCAGCTTCGCTCGTCAAGAGCGAAAGGGTCGCACCGGAGGCCCGGTGCTGTTCGACGAGGGCTCCCAGCGTGGCCGCCTTCAGGCCGGGAACGTCGCCGTAGAGGATCAGGACGTCGCCGTCGAATCCCGCGAAGACCGCTTCGGCGGCCCGCACCGCGTCGCCGGTGCCGCGTTGCTCGATCTGCCGGGGATACGACGTCGTACCACCGGCGATCGGCTGGCGCGCGAGATGGGCGGCGCAAACCCGCTCCACCTCAGCCGCCTCATGGCCGACGACGACAGCGAGCCGGGTCGGCACGAGAGCGGCCGCCGTCTCCACGACGGAGACGACGAACGGCTTCCCGGCGATCGTATGCAAGACCTTTGCCCGGTCGGATCGCATGCGGGTACCGCGCCCCGCAGCGAGGATGATGATACCCAATTGCTTGGCGGCCATGTGCAGAGGTTGGTTGTACACCGCGTCCGGAGGGTTTCCCACCTCCAAAACGCCGTGCGAGGGCTCAGTTTTCGTCGAGGCGCCGGTATTTTCCGCGGAAGAACAGGAGCGGGTCGCCCTCGGACGCCTCGAGATGCTCGATCTCGCCGAGATAGATCGTGTGGTCCCCGGCGTCGTGCGCCGCTACCACCCGACACTCGACCACGCCCAGCACGCCGTCGAGGATAGGCGCTCCGGTCCCACCGGTGCGGTGCGAGACGTCCCCGAACTTGTCTCCGCCCGAGACGGCGAAGCGACGCGATAGGTCCTCGTGACCGTGCCCGAGGATGTTCACCGCGAAGATCCCGGCGCGCTCGAAAGCCGGATGGCTCTCCGCGCGCTTGTCGACACAAACCAGGAGGAGAGGGGGCTCGAGGGAAACCGAACAGAGGGCGTTCGCCGTCAGGCCGTACGGCTTCCCGTCGACGTCCCGCGTCGTGATGACCGCGACACCCGTCGCGAAATGTCCCATGACGCGACGAAGCTCCGTGCGATCGATCTTCATCCGTAGCGACGTGGCGCCGGTGCTTGCCCTCGTGCAGATCTTATTGCAAATTGCGCGCGTTGGCCATGTTGCGGAAGGTGGTGGCAGCTGCGGTCGGGGTGGTCGTCGTCAGCATGCTGGCCGCGTGCGCCCTCCTGACGCCGCCGCCGAAGGCCGATCCGGTCACCCTTCCCACTCCGACCCCCAGTCCGAGCGCTACACCGGCGTTCGCCTGGACCCGGGGCAGTGAATACGCAGTCGTCGTCCGCAAGGAAGAGCGCACGCTCACGGTCTACCACCGCACGACACAAGTGAAAGTCTATCCGATCGTCCTCGGCATCGCGTCCTACGGGCCCAAGGTCTATCAGGGCGACCTTCGGACGCCCGAAGGCGTCTACCGCATCAGCTCGAAGCGGCCACACGCGCGCTGGAGTCGCTTTCTGTTGCTCAGCTATCCGAACGACGACGATCGCAGCCGCTATGCGATGGCGTTGAGCGAAGGACGGGTCCCGATCATCGACGGTCGCGCGCCAGGTATCGGCGGCGCGGTGGGCATCCACGGCACCGACCGCGAGGACTCGAACGTCCGCGGCGACGATTGGACGTTCGGATGCGTTTCGCTCCTGAACCAGCACGTCGCAGAGCTCTACGACATGGTCCCGATCGGCACCCCGGTGCTGATCGGGAAGTAGGCCGACTGCTTCAGCCCCCGTTCATCACGGCGTCGATGTGCCGTTCGAGCTCCGGCAGCCAAGCGGCGACGCTTTGCCGCTCGGGCACGACGATCTCGAGCTTCTCATTCGGCAAGAGCCGCACGGATCCCGGATCGCGCTTGGTAAGCGGAATGACGACCGCTTCGCGTGAGATGCCTCGCCGGTCGAGCACGCCGAAGATCTCCTCGATCTCCGGCAATCGTATGACGGCCACGCGGTTCTCCTTTCCGGGTACGCGCCTTGCTCGTGCAGTCGTTGCGCTACGATCGAAGAACGGTCAGGTCCGCAGTGCCAGCCAGTGGAACGCCACCACGACGAGCGCATGGGTGATGTCGCCCGCGCGTATCAGCTCGGGAATACTGGCAAGGGGTACGAGCACAACCTCCGTCTCTTCCGTCGTATCGAACCGCGTTTGGTGTCGCCGTTCCACGTCCCATGCCACGAACGAGTGACACGTATTGCTCTGGATCGCCGGATTCGGATGGATGGCACCGAGCGGCTCGACGCAGTCCGAGTCGTAGCCGCTCTCCTCGATCATCTCCCGGCGTGCCGCGACGAGCGGTGACGGATCCTCGGCGTCGACCATTCCGCCCGGTATCTCGAGCGTGCAGTCGCCAATACCGTGACGGAACTGCCGCACGAGAACGACCTCCCGCGCCGCGGTGACAGGGATGATGTTCACCCAGTCGGTCGACTCGAGAACGTGGAAGTCGTGCTCGGCGTCGTCGCGAGAGAACCGTGAGCGGTCACGCCGGATCGTGAAGATACGGCAGGTGTACGCGATCTCGCTCGCGAGACGCTCCCAGGTGTGCAGCGGCCTGCGCACGATCAATCGGCCGACACGAGCCGGCGGTACTCGACGACCGGACAGCGGTCCATCATGACGGTGAGCCCGGCAGCTCGCGCGCGCGCCGCGGCTTCTTCGTGGACGACGCCGAGCTGCAACCACAGGATGCGCGCCGCGATCGCGATGGCGTCGTCCACGATCGCGGGCACGAGCTCGGAGCGGCGGAAGACGTCGACCATCGTCACCGGCTCCTCGATGTGCCGCAAGGAGCCGTAGCAGCGCAGCCCGAGAATCTGGCGCGCCTGGGGGTTCACGGGGATCACCGTGTGGCCCATGGTCTGAAGCGCTCGCGCGACCTTGTGACTGTCGCGCGTGGGATCCGGCGAACAGCCGACCACGGCGACGGTCATGGGCTCCGTCAGGATCTCGCGGATCTCGTGATCCGAAAGGTTGTCGGAGCTCATCTCGGCTGCCCCTCACGCCCCGAGGGGAGGCGCCAGACGATCGAGGGCTTTCGCGAGACAGCGGCGGATCTGATCGCGGCATGCGCGATAGAAATCCTCGTCGCGGCCAGCGGGGTCCTCGACGTCGCCCGCTTCTCCTGCGGCTTCCGCCAGCGTGAGCACATCCTTGCCGTCCGATTCGGGGAAGGCAGTCAACATGTCCTTCTGCTCGGTCGTCATGGTGACGATGATGTCGGCCTCGAGCAACCGATCGCGGTGACGTTTGAGGTCACACGCCGTCGCCTCGGACGAGATCTCGATCGAGTCCTCTCGCAAAACGAGTCTGGCATCCATAGACACCAGGCTCGAATCCCGTGCGTAGGGAGCGATTCCGCCCGACGCGACGACCACGTCATCCCGTCCGCGCTCCGTCAACATCTTCCTCAGCAGCGCCTCGGCGATGATGCTCCGGCTGACATTGGCGTGGCAGACGATCAGGATGCGACGCCGGACGTCCGGCAGATCAGAGACCCTCGGCGAAGACGTCGTTCATCGTCTCCTTGCGGGTGGCGCCTTTCGCGAGCTCCGCCTTGAGCGCGGTGCCGAGCTCGGACGCCTCCCACTCGCCGCCCTTCTTGGCCTTACCGACCGAGTGCCAACCCTGCATCAGCCAGACGGTGCCGCCGCCGACCCGGAAGATCTCGCCGTGCACGCCCGCAGCGTCGTCGCTCGCAAGCCAGGCGACCAGCGGCGCGACGTTCGCCGGACTGAACACGTCGAACTGGCCTGCCGGCACCTCCTGTCCCATGAGAGCCGCCGTCGCCGGCGTCGCTTCCACCGTGAGGCGCGTCCGCGCCACGGGCGCGATCGCGTTCACGGTCACGCCGTACTTCGCCATCTCCTTGTCGATGATGACGGAGAACGCCGCGATCGCGGCCTTGGCCGCGCCGTAGTTGCTCTGGCTCGGGTTGCCGAGGAGGCCGGAATCGGAGGCCGTGTTGATGATGCGGCCGTTCAGGATGTTGCCGGCCTTGTGCTGCTCGCGCCAGTAGACGCAGGCATGGCGTGTACATGCGAACGTGCCCTTCAGATGCACGGCGATGACCGAATCCCAGTCGTCCTCGGACATGTTGAAGATCATGCGGTCGCGAAGGATGCCCGCGTTGTTCACGACGGCGTTCAGCTTTCCGAAGGTGTCGACGGCGCACTCGACGATGCGCTGCGCACCTTTGAAGTCGCTGACGCTGTCGCCGTTGGCGACCGCCTCGCCGCCGCCCTTCTTGATCTCGTTCACGACCTCTTGCGCCGGCCCGGTGCTGGCTCCGCTACCGTCGAAGCCGCCGCCGAGATCGTTCACGACGACCTTGGCGCCGAGCTTCGCCATGAGGAGCGCCTCCTCGCGGCCGATGCCGCGACCCGCACCCGTGACTACGACAACTTTGCCGTCGAGAAGCATGAAGAGAACCTCCTTGGGGGGTACCCCAGAGAACGACTTTGGTGGGATTTTCGAGTGCGTTTCGTGTGCCCCACGACCCTGGGGTTGTCAAGTTACAGCCGCTCGTCCTTGTCATGGAAAACCGCGTGTGGCACGGTTCCACCGGTGTGCGCCGCGGGGGTCGCACCACACCCATGACGGCCGCGCCGGCGGCGTTGCGGAGCGCGTCATGACGCGAAAGGAATTCCGCCGACTCGTGACCGAGGTTCTCGCAACGCTCCCTCCCGACATCGCTTCTCGCATCGAGAACGTGGAGGTCGTCGTCGAGGACGAGCCCACCGACGCGCAGATCCGCGGTGCGGGCCTCGATCCGCGCGAAGAGACGCTTTTCGGGCTCTACGAAGGCGTCCCCTTGCACGAGCGCGGCCACGACTACGCGGCACTGCCGGACAAGATCTCGATCTTCTACCTGCCGATCATCGAATCATGCGATTCGACGGCGGAGATCCGCGACGAGATCCGTACGACGGTCCTCCACGAGGTGGCGCATTTCTTCGGCATCGACGACGACGACCTCGACGAGTGGGGCTACTGAAGCCGCATGTCGGGATTCGATCCGGCCTGCCGCGTGCGCAACCTCGCCCGCCTCGCGGACGAGACCTTCGATCTGCTCGTCATCGGCGGC
Above is a genomic segment from Deltaproteobacteria bacterium containing:
- the ribB gene encoding 3,4-dihydroxy-2-butanone-4-phosphate synthase, which produces MSPHLVSIEEAIAEIRGGRMIVLMDDEDRENEGDICMAAEKVSPEAIAFMARYARGLICLPLTDEKLADLGLPMMVAENSTPLGTAFTLSIDARRGIGSGISAADRATTILTAVRDGAGPGDVTTPGHVFPLRARRGGVLVRTGQTEGAVDLARLAGLRPAGVICEIMNDDGSMARLPDIERFAATHNLKIATVAELIQYRLRHDSLVHRIAEARLPTRFGGDFRAVVYRSDVDGGEHLALVRGDITPGVPTLVRAHAEYLPGDVFGYTQRDTGAVLQRAMQIIADAGRGVVLYLRREEHGVDLFAASDGTSGQPSTTSGLRLNEFRDYGIGAQILRDLGVGKIRLLTNHPRRLVSLPGYGLEIVERVPLDTTPPNESPDETVGGKVAKLR
- the glmS gene encoding glutamine--fructose-6-phosphate transaminase (isomerizing) gives rise to the protein MCGIIGYVGNRDAAFILVQGLKRLEYRGYDSAGVATFHNGQIAVRRALGKLSNLENLLREDPITGSVGIGHTRWATHGRPSEQNAHPHRAGRIVVIHNGIIENYLELRAALQSRGRRFSSETDTEVISHLIDECVQDGLDFVAASRKAIAQLHGSFSIVVMHEDCPDRLVAAKSATPIVIGLGDNENFVASDIPAILDHTRKVLFLEDGEMAEVTRDAVTVTTFAGEPVVREPRTVAWDPVTAQKGGYRHFLLKEIHEQPQAIIDTMRGRLLQEEADVSLDEIAAAPWLANAKRIVLVACGTAWHACLVGKYFLEQITRIPAEVDYGSEFRYRDPVVEPGTVLIVVSQSGETADTLAAVEAARERGAKVLAICNVVDSSIARRADAVIYTHAGPEISVASTKAFTTQLTVFYLLGLYLARRRKLIDHEAAHALISDLVNLPKRIEECLERERAIEKIAKKYGDARSVLYLGRGINYPIALEGALKLKEISYIHAEGYAAGEMKHGPIALINESLPVVVLLPKDAVYGKTLSNMKEVESRGGRIIVITDAPSPELEDIAWEVIQVPTSNPCLLPLLLTIPLQLLAYFIAVYRGSDVDMPRNLAKSVTVE
- the glmU gene encoding bifunctional UDP-N-acetylglucosamine diphosphorylase/glucosamine-1-phosphate N-acetyltransferase GlmU produces the protein MAAKQLGIIILAAGRGTRMRSDRAKVLHTIAGKPFVVSVVETAAALVPTRLAVVVGHEAAEVERVCAAHLARQPIAGGTTSYPRQIEQRGTGDAVRAAEAVFAGFDGDVLILYGDVPGLKAATLGALVEQHRASGATLSLLTSEAEDPTGYGRIVRGPNGRLRGIVEERDLEPADRAIREINPGIYCARAGFLWRALARLRADNVQREYYLTDIVAMAVEAGEVVETRSVPDAGEVAGINSREDMAVLEQRARRDLVERWMRAGVTFRDPATAYLEEDVTIGSDTEIGPNVQLLGRTAVGRSCVIDGTAVLRDASLGDGVHLRLGVVMTECEVGPGAIVGPFAHIRPGSVLAAGVHIGNFVETKKAKIGRGTKANHLTYLGDCEIGAGTNIGAGTITCNYDGFAKHRTVIGDRVQIGSDTQLVAPVTVGDDAYVGAGTTVTVDVPAGGHLVVSRVPQRTIAGWVARKRAGVVNEPAPSAVTPAPRKTVRAKKRTPKRKVVAARGAARAQGGRRGKR
- a CDS encoding flavin reductase family protein; protein product: MKIDRTELRRVMGHFATGVAVITTRDVDGKPYGLTANALCSVSLEPPLLLVCVDKRAESHPAFERAGIFAVNILGHGHEDLSRRFAVSGGDKFGDVSHRTGGTGAPILDGVLGVVECRVVAAHDAGDHTIYLGEIEHLEASEGDPLLFFRGKYRRLDEN
- a CDS encoding L,D-transpeptidase, with the protein product MLRKVVAAAVGVVVVSMLAACALLTPPPKADPVTLPTPTPSPSATPAFAWTRGSEYAVVVRKEERTLTVYHRTTQVKVYPIVLGIASYGPKVYQGDLRTPEGVYRISSKRPHARWSRFLLLSYPNDDDRSRYAMALSEGRVPIIDGRAPGIGGAVGIHGTDREDSNVRGDDWTFGCVSLLNQHVAELYDMVPIGTPVLIGK
- a CDS encoding NUDIX hydrolase — its product is MHTWERLASEIAYTCRIFTIRRDRSRFSRDDAEHDFHVLESTDWVNIIPVTAAREVVLVRQFRHGIGDCTLEIPGGMVDAEDPSPLVAARREMIEESGYDSDCVEPLGAIHPNPAIQSNTCHSFVAWDVERRHQTRFDTTEETEVVLVPLASIPELIRAGDITHALVVVAFHWLALRT
- a CDS encoding CoA-binding protein, with amino-acid sequence MSSDNLSDHEIREILTEPMTVAVVGCSPDPTRDSHKVARALQTMGHTVIPVNPQARQILGLRCYGSLRHIEEPVTMVDVFRRSELVPAIVDDAIAIAARILWLQLGVVHEEAAARARAAGLTVMMDRCPVVEYRRLVSAD
- a CDS encoding low molecular weight protein arginine phosphatase; this encodes MPDVRRRILIVCHANVSRSIIAEALLRKMLTERGRDDVVVASGGIAPYARDSSLVSMDARLVLREDSIEISSEATACDLKRHRDRLLEADIIVTMTTEQKDMLTAFPESDGKDVLTLAEAAGEAGDVEDPAGRDEDFYRACRDQIRRCLAKALDRLAPPLGA
- a CDS encoding SDR family NAD(P)-dependent oxidoreductase, with translation MLLDGKVVVVTGAGRGIGREEALLMAKLGAKVVVNDLGGGFDGSGASTGPAQEVVNEIKKGGGEAVANGDSVSDFKGAQRIVECAVDTFGKLNAVVNNAGILRDRMIFNMSEDDWDSVIAVHLKGTFACTRHACVYWREQHKAGNILNGRIINTASDSGLLGNPSQSNYGAAKAAIAAFSVIIDKEMAKYGVTVNAIAPVARTRLTVEATPATAALMGQEVPAGQFDVFSPANVAPLVAWLASDDAAGVHGEIFRVGGGTVWLMQGWHSVGKAKKGGEWEASELGTALKAELAKGATRKETMNDVFAEGL
- a CDS encoding metallopeptidase family protein → MTRKEFRRLVTEVLATLPPDIASRIENVEVVVEDEPTDAQIRGAGLDPREETLFGLYEGVPLHERGHDYAALPDKISIFYLPIIESCDSTAEIRDEIRTTVLHEVAHFFGIDDDDLDEWGY